The proteins below are encoded in one region of Drosophila santomea strain STO CAGO 1482 chromosome 3R, Prin_Dsan_1.1, whole genome shotgun sequence:
- the LOC120453256 gene encoding uncharacterized protein LOC120453256: MLGIRVLVAYNILLYGSFHGECAAIHNDNTFNSTDEATKNSLIQAQSIGRIVNRSSQKEINQNILPPPSYIGDITRTSSADQENPSPLDLHQMNAAPEPQINGNPSATHIKYGSQINTHSTYSTDFQLQIQNPRPVQHIHYHYIVPNTTPKPTISYVAPSQLNLNAHNANSEGQAYSSIDPRPSHIIENNLQHSINREVVPVNPLYSAVDNSGFLYDSPDEHQGQASENTSVYEFRDPCETLKDELQGAEALLKTSSEIAINPPISNHPVDVVSPVPNQTEVYFIKYYDDLNKTTTSPESQTKSNTSSEVSDGSGLIDIRLAVSEILDSQIETTTPYNEYSAYNVPLN, encoded by the coding sequence atgctTGGGATAAGAGTGCTTGTGGCGTATAATATACTTTTATATGGAAGTTTCCATGGCGAGTGTGCTGCCATACACAACGATAATACATTCAATTCTACAGATGAAGCTACAAAAAACTCCCTTATTCAAGCTCAATCGATTGGGAGAATCGTCAACCGCTCAAGTCAGAAagaaattaatcaaaatatcCTGCCACCGCCAAGTTATATAGGTGATATAACTCGCACATCGTCTGCTGATCAAGAAAACCCCTCTCCCCTTGATTTGCACCAAATGAATGCTGCTCCAGAGCCGCAGATCAATGGGAATCCATCAGCGACGCATATAAAGTACGGATCACAAATAAACACACATTCCACATACTCAACAGATTTTCAATTGCAAATACAAAACCCACGACCAGTTCAGCACATACATTACCATTACATTGTGCCCAACACGACACCAAAACCGACCATAAGTTATGTGGCTCCATCTCAATTGAATCTCAACGCCCACAATGCAAATTCAGAAGGTCAAGCATACTCTTCAATCGACCCTCGGCCATCACATATCATTGAAAACAATCTGCAGCATAGCATCAATCGAGAAGTTGTGCCAGTCAACCCTTTATACTCAGCGGTGGATAATAGTGGATTCCTTTACGATTCCCCGGATGAGCACCAGGGTCAGGCGTCTGAGAATACATCGGTGTACGAATTCAGAGATCCCTGCGAGACTTTGAAGGATGAACTCCAAGGGGCGGAGGCTTTACTGAAAACCAGTTCGGAGATTGCCATAAACCCGCCAATTTCAAACCATCCAGTGGACGTAGTTAGCCCAGTTCCGAATCAGACGGAAGTTTACTTTATAAAGTACTACGATGACCTTAACAAAACGACTACTTCACCTGAATCCCAGACCAAAAGTAATACTTCAAGTGAGGTTTCAGACGGCAGTGGCTTAATAGACATTAGGTTAGCCGTTTCTGAAATTCTGGATAGTCAAATAGAGACTACCACTCCATACAATGAATACTCAGCATACAACGTTCCACTGAATTAA
- the LOC120452075 gene encoding uncharacterized protein LOC120452075, whose protein sequence is MNANIHLNSQHTQLSGRYLNNKVSQQLDAESIKRVASNRSLKDCQNVLSISSTLICNCEKGHKSNGSESETNEEIKIKLSSDTGNKSTISKFKDPKLSSALEKNTIDNSNDGCLQLKSVIGKDAKSLSPRLTLHKSGFQQAIIISDDSEITKSSRLDSQKARQLSSNSDNQFYRQLTHKISKSEQTSPNNLELDKANFLYDTNNRSTGCLVYPSDPWIKNSHIKNSLSPKMEKYSNNMHHNIDPWVKRQTDAAVEVSRLPKKNIYREKSLSSINNKLISTRTEKSKCAKPQLKHSKTEQDDDQVFLNEPGLLFAPFSPQYRNTPHKIWSLDQPSNDLRANIQSKSASFLPDKVKEITSPLPNHIRKSVQQNHSNLLCPNDQARSLLQVEKLHSRHSSLSIPTQSKEELPLNIRRLSEQIREPPLEKNISLSLSDRNVSKIPTSDGVAEAHLVAPHKTDKFYVSRDAAVQSTSHLEDFISLKRVPKDSTTVNNVNPFTSTYKPDPLLETTC, encoded by the coding sequence ATGAATGCTAACATACATCTAAATAGCCAGCATACCCAACTTTCCGGTCGATATCTAAATAACAAAGTGTCCCAACAACTCGACGCTGAAAGTATAAAAAGAGTGGCATCCAACAGATCTCTAAAGGACTGTCAAAACGTCTTATCCATTTCATCAACTCTAATATGCAACTGTGAGAAGGGCCACAAATCGAATGGTTCAGAATCCGAAACAAATGAAGAAATCAAAATTAAGCTGAGTTCAGATACTGGTAACAAGTCTACCATTAGTAAATTCAAAGACCCGAAACTGTCATCAGCATTGGAAAAAAACACAATAGATAATTCAAACGATGGGTGCTTGCAATTGAAAAGTGTAATTGGAAAGGATGCAAAATCGCTGTCCCCGAGACTGACGTTACACAAGAGTGGTTTTCAACAGGCCATCATAATCTCCGACGACAGTGAGATCACGAAGTCTTCTCGATTAGATTCCCAAAAGGCACGACAGCTCTCCAGTAATTCAGACAATCAATTCTATCGACAGCTTACCCATAAAATTAGCAAATCGGAGCAAACTTCCCCCAACAACTTGGAGTTAGACAAAGCTAACTTTCTTTATGATACAAACAATAGGAGTACGGGCTGTTTGGTGTATCCTTCGGATCCATGGATAAAGAATTCGCACATTAAGAACAGCTTGTCCCCCAAAATGGAAAAGTATTCAAACAACATGCATCACAATATCGATCCGTGGGTCAAGAGACAAACAGACGCTGCTGTGGAAGTCTCACGGcttcccaaaaaaaatatttaccgCGAGAAATCCCTTTCTTccataaacaacaaattaatttcgaCCAGAACTGAGAAATCAAAGTGTGCAAAGCCGCAGTTGAAGCATTCTAAAACGGAGCAGGACGACGAtcaagtatttttaaatgagCCAGGATTGCTTTTTGCTCCATTCTCTCCACAATATCGCAATACGCCGCATAAAATTTGGTCACTCGACCAGCCTTCTAATGATCTGAGAGCCAACATTCAAAGCAAATCAGCTAGTTTTTTACCGGACAAGGTGAAGGAGATAACCAGTCCATTGCCGAACCATATTAGAAAATCTGTACAACAAAACCATAGTAATTTGCTTTGTCCAAACGATCAAGCAAGATCATTGCTTCAAGTAGAGAAATTGCATTCTAGACATAGCTCCCTATCGATTCCCACTCAATCAAAGGAGGAACTCCCCCTGAATATCCGCCGACTGTCCGAGCAGATCCGTGAACCGCCTTTGGAGAAGAACATCTCTTTGTCCCTCAGCGATCGTAATGTAAGTAAAATTCCCACATCTGATGGCGTGGCTGAGGCTCACCTGGTTGCTCCTCACAAGACGGATAAATTTTATGTGAGTCGGGATGCCGCAGTGCAGAGTACCAGCCACCTTGAAGACTTTATCTCCCTCAAACGAGTCCCCAAAGATTCCACAACTGTTAATAATGTAAACCCCTTTACGAGTACTTATAAGCCTGATCCACTTTTAGAAACCACCTGTTAA
- the LOC120452076 gene encoding alpha/beta hydrolase domain-containing protein 17B produces the protein MFSISELCCMFCCPPCPGPIAAKLAFQPPEPTYKLTPADDTNIRYNLQLFDRAEWQYSEREKSKVEAFFTRTSRGNLITCIYVRCSKNAKYTLLFSHGNAVDLGQMSSFYLTLGSQINCNIFGYDYSGYGMSGGKPSEKNLYADIEAAWQAMRTRFNISPETIILYGQSIGTVPTVDLASRHEVGAVILHSPLMSGLRVVFRNTKRTWFFDAFPSIDKVAKVKAPVLVIHGTDDEVIDFSHGIGIYERCPKTVEPFWVEGAGHNDVELHPHYYERLRKFLSVELVK, from the exons ATGTTCAGTATCAGCGAGCTCTGTTGCATGTTTTGCTGCCCCCCGTGTCCGGGTCCCATTGCGGCCAAGTTGGCCTTCCAGCCGCCGGAGCCCACGTACAAATTGACCCCGGCGGACGATACCAATATCCGCTATAACCTGCAGTTGTTCGACCGCGCCGAATGGCAGTACTCCGAACGTGAGAAATCAAAAGTGGAAGCCTTCTTTACGCGCACCTCGCGTGGCAACCTGATCACCTGCATCTATGTCAGGTGCAGCAAGAATGCCAAGTACACGCTGCTCTTCTCCCACGGGAATGCAGTGGATTTGGGCCAGATGAGCAGTTTCTACCTAACACTGGGCTCCCAAATCAATTGCAACATATTTGGGTACGACTACTCCGGCTACGGAATGAGTGGCGGCAAGCCATCCGAGAAGAATCTGTATGCGGACATAGAGGCTGCCTGGCAGGCAATGAGAACCAG ATTCAACATCAGCCCGGAGACAATCATCTTGTATGGGCAGAGCATTGGCACTGTGCCCACTGTGGACCTGGCCTCGCGTCACGAGGTCGGCGCTGTGATACTCCATTCGCCGCTGATGTCCGGCCTAAGGGTCGTCTTTAGGAACACAAAGAGAACCTGGTTCTTTGACGCCTTCCCCAG CATTGATAAGGTGGCTAAGGTAAAGGCTCCGGTTCTGGTTATTCACGGCACCGATGATGAGGTCATTGACTTTTCCCATGGCATCGGAATCTACGAGCGGTGTCCTAAGACTGTCGAGCCGTTTTGGGTGGAG GGTGCTGGGCATAATGATGTGGAACTGCATCCGCATTATTACGAGCGACTGCGCAAGTTTCTTTCGGTGGAACTCGTCAAATGA
- the LOC120452261 gene encoding fork head domain-containing protein FD5, producing the protein MPRPLKMSYGDQKPPYSYISLTAMAIIHSPQRLLPLSEIYRFIMDQFPYYRKNTQKWQNSLRHNLSFNDCFIKVPRNVTKAGKGSYWTLHPMAFDMFENGSLLRRRKRFRVKQLEKDISNWKLAAANTEMVTHYLDDQLTQLALADPVRHGHVLGNATAAAAAAQMSPYEAAPPILPTTVTQLPVRPKRAFTIESLMAPDPASSPSEGLVPMEYGSADAVALEKPPFNLPFNFNELAAHYQLYLPSFFYNGQYGNIPCYQKTPPLFHNGPLPVF; encoded by the coding sequence atgccacgcccattgaAAATGAGCTACGGTGATCAGAAGCCCCCATACTCGTACATATCATTAACGGCCATGGCCATAATACACTCGCCGCAACGACTTCTGCCGCTCAGTGAGATATATCGATTTATAATGGATCAGTTCCCCTACTACCGGAAGAATAcgcaaaaatggcaaaactCATTGCGGCACAATCTCAGCTTCAACGATTGCTTCATCAAGGTACCAAGGAATGTGACCAAGGCCGGCAAGGGCTCCTACTGGACGCTCCATCCCATGGCCTTCGATATGTTCGAGAATGGCAGCCTGCTGCGGCGGCGAAAGCGTTTCCGTGTCAAGCAGCTCGAGAAGGATATATCAAACTGGAAATTAGCCGCCGCCAATACAGAGATGGTGACCCACTACCTGGACGACCAGCTAACGCAGCTGGCACTGGCCGATCCAGTGCGGCATGGTCATGTGCTTGGCaatgcaactgctgctgctgctgctgctcaaaTGTCGCCCTACGAGGCTGCGCCGCCGATCCTGCCGACGACTGTGACCCAACTTCCGGTGCGACCAAAGCGTGCCTTCACCATCGAGAGTCTGATGGCTCCGGATCCGGCGAGTTCGCCAAGTGAGGGATTAGTGCCCATGGAGTACGGCAGTGCAGATGCCGTCGCATTGGAAAAGCCGCCGTTCAACTTGCCCTTCAATTTCAACGAACTCGCCGCGCATTATCAGTTGTACTTGCCAAGTTTTTTCTACAACGGCCAATATGGCAACATACCTTGCTACCAGAAAACACCGCCGCTTTTTCATAATGGCCCGTTGCCCGTCTTTTGA
- the LOC120452282 gene encoding fork head domain-containing protein FD4 → MPRPSRESYGEQKPPYSYISLTAMAIWSSPEKMLPLSDIYKFITDRFPYYRKNTQRWQNSLRHNLSFNDCFIKVPRRPDRPGKGAYWALHPQAFDMFENGSLLRRRKRFKLHKNDKDLLNEELTALANLNRFFFTTRNGGSAAHMSPLDMNSAAAMRLDPLPRSTAHMPNSLGPGVPLPHVMPAAAMSGADHTNLTDMGLTNLPALTSSEIEGPLSLRPKRSFTIESLITPDKPEHPSEDEDDDDDRVDIDVVECSSGISRYPTTPAASEEYLSASRSSRTEDPLPPMHTINAGAHVPFLHYATGANVAGLPATGMPSSPTTYELAISHPLFMMAAPIANMHNIYYNNVTLVAPAQQYRSPEVQNRIDNDMRTI, encoded by the coding sequence ATGCCCCGGCCCTCGCGAGAATCCTACGGCGAACAGAAGCCCCCCTATTCGTACATTTCGCTGACGGCCATGGCCATCTGGAGTTCGCCGGAGAAAATGCTACCGCTCAGCGATATCTACAAGTTTATCACGGACCGTTTTCCGTACTACCGCAAGAACACCCAGCGCTGGCAGAATTCGTTGCGGCACAATCTCAGCTTCAACGACTGCTTCATCAAGGTGCCCCGACGGCCGGACAGACCCGGCAAAGGAGCCTACTGGGCACTCCATCCGCAGGCCTTCGACATGTTCGAGAACGGCAGTCTGCTGCGGCGGAGGAAGCGCTTCAAGCTGCACAAGAACGACAAGGATCTGCTCAACGAGGAGCTGACTGCACTCGCGAATCTCAATAGGTTCTTCTTCACCACCCGCAACGGAGGCAGTGCAGCGCACATGTCGCCGCTGGACATGAACAGTGCGGCCGCCATGAGGCTGGATCCTCTGCCCAGGAGCACGGCACACATGCCGAACTCTTTGGGTCCAGGTGTGCCGCTGCCGCACGTAATGCCCGCCGCAGCCATGTCCGGTGCGGATCACACGAATCTAACGGACATGGGACTGACCAATCTGCCCGCGCTAACCAGCTCCGAGATCGAGGGACCGCTGAGCCTGCGACCCAAGCGATCCTTCACGATAGAGAGCCTGATCACGCCCGACAAGCCCGAACATCCGTcggaggacgaggacgacgacgatgatcGCGTCGACATCGATGTGGTTGAGTGCAGCAGCGGCATCAGCCGCTATCCCACTACGCCCGCCGCCTCCGAGGAGTATCTGTCCGCCAGCCGATCTAGCCGCACCGAGGATCCCCTGCCGCCGATGCACACGATCAACGCCGGTGCCCACGTGCCCTTCCTGCACTACGCCACCGGCGCCAATGTGGCCGGGCTGCCAGCCACGGGTATGCCCAGTAGCCCCACCACCTACGAGCTGGCCATCTCGCATCCGCTCTTCATGATGGCGGCCCCCATTGCCAACATGCACAACATCTACTACAACAACGTCACCCTCGTCGCTCCGGCGCAGCAATATCGGAGTCCCGAGGTGCAGAATAGAATAGACAACGATATGCGTACGATATAG